The proteins below are encoded in one region of Metabacillus dongyingensis:
- a CDS encoding PH domain-containing protein — MRDAPKYQISQKALKVWKLSALIQSLIFLAVSGGIAFAVYYFEWPIWIAVAVLGTWLVFSTIFIFITPKIQHRTWRYEVHENEIDIQSGLFVVKRVLVPMVRVQHVNTKQGPLLRKNDLATVTIHTAATIHEIPALDVVEADQLRDFISKLARVTEDDV; from the coding sequence ATGAGAGATGCACCTAAGTATCAAATCAGTCAAAAAGCACTAAAGGTATGGAAGCTGTCAGCACTTATCCAATCATTGATTTTTTTGGCTGTATCCGGAGGAATTGCGTTTGCTGTGTATTACTTTGAGTGGCCGATATGGATTGCCGTTGCCGTTTTGGGAACATGGCTGGTCTTTTCAACCATTTTTATTTTTATTACTCCGAAAATACAGCACCGTACGTGGCGGTATGAGGTACATGAAAATGAAATTGATATTCAGTCGGGCTTATTTGTGGTGAAACGGGTGCTTGTTCCAATGGTGAGAGTCCAGCATGTCAACACAAAGCAGGGGCCGCTGCTGAGGAAAAATGATCTTGCAACTGTAACGATTCATACAGCAGCAACCATTCATGAGATACCTGCGCTTGATGTGGTCGAAGCTGATCAGCTGCGTGACTTTATATCGAAGCTTGCGAGGGTGACAGAAGATGATGTCTGA
- the uvsE gene encoding UV DNA damage repair endonuclease UvsE → MTIVRLGFVAMSVNLKNCSPSQTMTYAQFQRLKDREAAIEKLGRISASNLENCLRIIKHNAGHDIQFFRFSSKLIPLANHPEIKDFNYLRTLREPLHELGNWVSKTKMRVDFHPDHFVLLNSPKPEILNTSLRTLSMHEALLRGMNVPHEHRCVIHVGGAYNDKEKALEQFIHNWGFVPVKIQNMLMLENDDTTFTLQDTLYLCEKLAVPLVFDYHHHLANHEKDSNWSRHWDRVAASWDHSSLPVKMHISSPRSERDFNAHAEFVDPELFMSFLSEIKGSVPQIDCMIEAKQKDDALFQLMEQMCSFPEVEKIDGASFLLK, encoded by the coding sequence ATGACAATCGTCCGTTTAGGCTTTGTTGCAATGAGTGTGAATCTGAAGAATTGTTCTCCTTCTCAAACGATGACATATGCACAATTTCAGCGTTTAAAAGACAGGGAAGCTGCTATAGAAAAGCTTGGACGAATTTCAGCATCAAATCTTGAAAATTGTCTTCGCATTATCAAACATAACGCCGGCCATGATATTCAATTCTTCCGTTTTAGTTCAAAATTAATTCCTCTTGCTAACCATCCGGAAATAAAGGATTTTAACTATTTAAGGACTCTTAGGGAGCCGCTGCATGAGCTTGGCAATTGGGTTTCCAAGACGAAAATGAGAGTTGATTTTCACCCGGATCATTTCGTGCTGCTGAATTCCCCAAAGCCTGAAATATTGAATACATCTCTCAGGACATTAAGTATGCATGAAGCGCTCCTCAGAGGAATGAATGTGCCTCACGAACACAGATGTGTTATTCATGTAGGAGGGGCCTATAACGATAAGGAAAAAGCCCTTGAACAATTCATTCACAATTGGGGGTTTGTACCTGTAAAGATCCAGAATATGCTTATGTTAGAGAATGACGATACAACATTTACTCTTCAGGATACTCTTTACTTATGTGAGAAATTAGCTGTACCGCTCGTCTTTGATTATCATCATCACTTGGCGAATCATGAAAAGGATTCGAATTGGTCCCGGCATTGGGACCGTGTTGCCGCAAGCTGGGATCATTCTTCCCTCCCTGTGAAAATGCATATATCAAGCCCAAGAAGTGAAAGGGACTTTAATGCTCACGCTGAATTTGTAGATCCAGAACTTTTCATGTCTTTTCTGTCAGAAATAAAAGGAAGCGTTCCTCAGATTGACTGTATGATTGAAGCCAAACAAAAAGATGATGCTCTTTTTCAATTAATGGAGCAAATGTGCTCGTTTCCAGAGGTTGAAAAAATAGATGGAGCATCGTTTTTATTGAAATAG
- a CDS encoding UDP-N-acetylmuramoyl-tripeptide--D-alanyl-D-alanine ligase, with product MIRRSLLDIQTMAGGSGLSAEKENEFIHGITTDSRKIEARTLFIPIVGENFDGHEFAGKALEEGAAATLWDRNKPNPPSGAVILVDDTLKALQQLASSYLEQLQLKVIGVTGSNGKTTTKDMVASLLSTTYRVHKTKGNFNNHIGLPLTILSMKEDTEVAVLEMGMSGRGEIELLSNLAKPDAAIITNIGESHLMNLGSREGIAEAKLEIVSGLKPDGVLIYDGEEPLLTERVQAYSYKTISFGGSERNAYSPSEIQQTENGTFFKISGREEKLFLPVLGKHNVNNALAAIAAAEFLGVPQEKISEGLKTIQMTGMRLELTKTKENLAVINDAYNASPTSMKAAIRLACDMQGYNQKILVLGDILELGDEMQVKFHQEVGESIDSKEIHHLFTFGKLGAEIAAGARKKMDPALIHVYQDKQELINQLKQTAKSGDLVLVKASRGMKLEEVVHALL from the coding sequence ATGATACGACGTTCGTTATTGGACATTCAAACGATGGCAGGCGGCTCAGGATTATCTGCAGAAAAAGAGAATGAGTTCATTCATGGAATTACAACGGATTCGAGGAAGATTGAAGCCCGAACCCTATTCATCCCGATTGTCGGCGAAAATTTTGACGGGCACGAGTTTGCCGGAAAAGCGCTCGAAGAAGGTGCTGCTGCGACTTTATGGGACCGCAATAAACCGAATCCTCCGTCTGGTGCTGTTATATTAGTTGATGATACGTTAAAGGCATTGCAGCAGTTGGCGAGCAGCTATTTAGAGCAGCTTCAGCTTAAGGTAATCGGTGTAACTGGAAGCAATGGAAAAACTACCACAAAAGATATGGTGGCTTCGCTGCTTTCCACAACCTACCGTGTACATAAAACCAAAGGGAATTTTAACAATCATATCGGATTGCCGCTTACGATCCTCAGTATGAAAGAGGATACAGAGGTAGCTGTACTTGAAATGGGCATGAGCGGCAGGGGTGAAATCGAACTCCTTTCAAATCTTGCAAAGCCTGATGCTGCGATCATAACGAATATCGGCGAATCCCATTTAATGAATCTGGGATCAAGGGAAGGCATAGCAGAAGCAAAGCTTGAAATTGTCAGCGGGCTAAAGCCTGATGGCGTCCTTATCTATGACGGTGAGGAACCGCTGCTTACAGAAAGGGTTCAAGCTTATTCGTATAAAACGATTTCATTTGGCGGGTCTGAACGGAATGCTTATTCACCTTCTGAGATTCAGCAAACAGAAAACGGCACATTCTTTAAAATCAGCGGGCGTGAAGAGAAGTTATTTTTACCTGTGCTCGGAAAACATAATGTTAACAATGCGCTCGCAGCCATCGCTGCAGCAGAATTCTTAGGTGTGCCGCAAGAGAAAATCAGTGAAGGGTTAAAAACAATCCAAATGACGGGCATGCGTCTCGAATTAACAAAAACAAAAGAGAATCTTGCTGTTATTAATGATGCATATAATGCAAGTCCGACTTCAATGAAGGCAGCAATCAGGCTTGCGTGTGACATGCAGGGATACAATCAAAAAATTCTTGTGCTGGGAGACATTCTTGAACTTGGCGATGAGATGCAGGTGAAGTTTCATCAAGAGGTAGGAGAATCGATCGATTCAAAAGAGATTCATCATCTCTTCACGTTCGGAAAACTCGGTGCGGAAATTGCGGCAGGTGCCCGTAAAAAAATGGATCCGGCCCTAATTCACGTCTATCAAGATAAACAAGAGCTTATTAATCAATTAAAACAGACGGCAAAGTCCGGGGATCTCGTATTAGTAAAAGCTTCACGGGGCATGAAGCTTGAGGAAGTCGTTCATGCGCTTCTTTAA
- the cshA gene encoding DEAD/DEAH box helicase, which produces MTITFQELGISPLLMEAINKMGFEEATPIQAQTIPLGLQNKDVIGQAQTGTGKTAAFGIPLIEKIDVKQDKIQGIIIAPTRELAIQVSEELYKIGSAKRARVLPIYGGQDINRQIRSLKKFPHIIVGTPGRLIDHINRKTLKLSDVQTVVMDEADEMLNMGFIEDIENILSNVPSEHQTLLFSATMPDPIRRIAEKFMTNPELVKVKAKEMTVANIQQFFIEVQEKKKFDVLTRLLDIQSPELAIVFGRTKRRVDELSEALMLRGYAAEGIHGDLTQAKRMSALRKFKEGAIEVLVATDVAARGLDISGVTHVYNFDVPQDPESYVHRIGRTGRAGKTGAAMTFVTPREQDMLKIIERTTKRKMDRMKAPTLDEALEGQQSVSIEKIRQTITDENLSFYKRTAEALLEEFDQVSVLAAAIKLMTKEPNQTPVNLTDEAPMYAKRGGKRSSSSSSNRNRRDGQRPHSKNNKRSYGQQGGKPNSSNKRRYSNSSSSN; this is translated from the coding sequence TTGACAATTACGTTTCAAGAACTAGGTATCAGCCCATTATTAATGGAAGCTATTAATAAAATGGGGTTTGAAGAAGCTACACCTATCCAAGCACAAACCATTCCACTGGGGCTGCAGAATAAAGATGTGATCGGCCAAGCACAAACTGGAACTGGTAAAACAGCTGCATTCGGTATTCCGCTTATTGAAAAAATCGATGTTAAACAAGATAAGATTCAAGGGATCATCATTGCACCGACTCGCGAACTTGCGATTCAAGTATCTGAAGAGCTTTACAAAATCGGATCTGCTAAACGCGCTCGTGTTCTTCCGATTTATGGCGGACAGGATATTAACCGCCAAATTCGCTCATTGAAGAAGTTTCCTCACATTATCGTTGGTACTCCAGGCCGTCTAATTGACCATATCAACCGTAAAACATTGAAATTATCTGACGTTCAAACAGTTGTAATGGACGAAGCAGATGAAATGCTGAACATGGGCTTCATTGAAGACATTGAAAACATTCTTTCAAATGTTCCTTCAGAGCACCAAACGTTGCTGTTCTCAGCTACAATGCCTGATCCGATCAGACGCATTGCTGAGAAATTCATGACAAACCCTGAGCTTGTTAAAGTAAAAGCGAAGGAAATGACTGTTGCAAACATTCAGCAGTTCTTCATTGAAGTACAGGAAAAGAAGAAGTTTGATGTATTAACACGTCTTCTTGACATTCAATCACCTGAGCTTGCGATCGTTTTCGGACGCACAAAGCGCAGAGTTGATGAGCTTTCTGAAGCTTTAATGCTTAGAGGATATGCAGCTGAGGGAATTCATGGCGACTTAACTCAAGCTAAACGTATGTCTGCTCTTCGCAAGTTTAAAGAAGGCGCAATTGAAGTGCTTGTTGCTACAGACGTTGCTGCACGCGGACTGGACATTTCTGGTGTAACTCATGTTTACAACTTTGATGTTCCTCAAGACCCTGAAAGCTACGTTCACCGTATCGGCCGTACAGGCCGTGCAGGCAAAACTGGTGCTGCGATGACATTCGTAACACCAAGAGAACAAGATATGCTTAAAATCATTGAGCGTACAACTAAGCGCAAAATGGACCGCATGAAAGCACCGACTCTTGATGAGGCGCTTGAAGGTCAGCAATCTGTTTCAATCGAAAAAATCCGTCAGACAATCACTGATGAGAATTTGTCATTCTACAAGCGCACTGCTGAAGCATTGCTTGAAGAATTTGATCAAGTGTCAGTACTTGCTGCTGCAATCAAATTAATGACAAAAGAACCGAACCAAACTCCAGTTAACTTAACGGATGAGGCTCCAATGTATGCGAAAAGAGGCGGAAAACGTTCTTCTTCTTCTTCAAGTAACCGCAACAGAAGAGACGGTCAGCGCCCGCATTCAAAGAACAACAAACGTTCTTACGGACAACAAGGCGGCAAGCCGAACAGCAGCAACAAAAGACGTTACTCAAACTCATCTTCATCTAATTAA
- a CDS encoding alpha/beta hydrolase codes for MKGCLCIHGFTGAPYEVEPLVRHLKEETDWVLKVPTLPGHGETPGLKGIQFSEWIAHAENELRDLLEECTEVYIIGFSMGGLIAAYLASRYRIDKLVLLSAAAYYLNPRQMLIDVKELFADAIRGNAANNELFIRYRKKILETPLAATLEFRKLVRYIRPILDKITIPVLIVQGECDGIVPVKSAKYIYERITSEQKELCFLPCSKHLICHGEDFPMLVEVIESFLMTQNKMSVK; via the coding sequence ATGAAGGGATGTCTATGTATTCACGGATTTACCGGTGCCCCGTATGAAGTGGAACCTCTTGTCCGCCATCTGAAGGAAGAGACAGACTGGGTGCTGAAAGTGCCTACTCTGCCGGGCCATGGGGAGACCCCAGGTCTGAAGGGAATACAGTTCAGCGAATGGATTGCCCATGCTGAAAATGAATTAAGAGATCTGTTAGAAGAATGCACAGAAGTCTATATCATCGGTTTTTCAATGGGCGGATTAATTGCTGCGTATCTTGCTTCCAGGTACCGGATAGATAAACTTGTCCTGCTGAGTGCAGCGGCTTATTACCTTAACCCCCGGCAGATGCTAATTGATGTGAAAGAACTCTTTGCAGATGCCATTAGAGGAAATGCCGCAAACAATGAACTTTTTATAAGATACCGAAAGAAAATCCTTGAAACACCTCTTGCAGCTACGCTTGAATTCAGGAAGCTTGTCAGGTATATTCGACCAATCTTGGATAAAATAACTATACCTGTTTTGATTGTCCAAGGAGAGTGTGATGGAATTGTACCTGTGAAAAGCGCAAAATATATCTATGAAAGAATCACTTCAGAGCAGAAGGAGCTTTGTTTTCTGCCCTGTTCAAAGCATCTCATTTGTCATGGGGAGGATTTCCCAATGCTTGTTGAAGTTATAGAATCCTTTCTGATGACACAAAATAAAATGAGCGTAAAATGA